From Anas acuta chromosome 20, bAnaAcu1.1, whole genome shotgun sequence, a single genomic window includes:
- the NIBAN2 gene encoding protein Niban 2 isoform X1 has protein sequence MRILAPAAGSGLCQALFCLEKTGKVLGEFAHCYKEQYGVALFNSVRYEIEGNGGPQAQLLHRKVPLEDHVIYSGNLFQYIEENKKWRNRFCVVPHNYGLVLYENKLAYERELPPRVLINSAGYKVLTSVEQYLELVSSSLPGVAPKSGNAAIIKCPTDFPLILWHPYARHYYFCVMTGKEQEKWGAVFQDCVRHCNNGISEDSKVEAPAFTDAVRMYRQSKEQYGTWDMLCGNQSQILSNLVMEELLPELRSAIGPRLKGKAPERQRAWIQISDAVYRMVYEQTQAQYDALVAKCEAERPQLESTIRTDMDQIITSKEHLCSKIRAFVLPKAEICVRNHVQPYISSILEALMTPTSQGFAEVREVFFKEVTDMNMNIVNEGGLEKLVEYMEKLSHLAFHPVKMQSCYEKMEQLKLEGLQQRFDVSSTSVFKQRAQIHMRQQMDDAVYTFETLLHQELGKLQGKDDLCKSIQRILERVLKKYDYDSSTVRKKFFREALLQITIPFLLKKLAPTCKGELAKFQELIFEDFASFILVENTYEEVVLQSVMKDIMQAVKEAAVQRKHNLYRDSMVMHNSDPNLHLLGEGIPIDWAEEHGGQPEAEPAADKRRRAKQVVSVIQDDEGALPYEAGAEGLLPPSSPEPEPAVPPGSPGGVAEIRELLAEEGTEEAAGGQAEERLTNGTHGRRQSGATEDVVAAGAAPGDSPPQGAGSDGDGAHRDAPVAPASGAGEPSGDKEHPHTASPAPPAEIPAGDKEHQATAASPTPGAGVPAGDKGHPTGHPTGHPTAPPPAPGAEIPSGAEEHHPTAPPAPAGTDCHQPSDKETGEEVAPPADCSPPQPAGTTESVVEGVQTEF, from the exons ATGAGGATcttggctcctgctgcaggctccGGGCTCTGCCAGGCTCTGTTTTGTCTGG AGAAGACCGGGAAGGTGCTGGGGGAGTTTGCCCACTGCTACAAGGAGCAGTACGGTGTAGCGCTCTTCAACAGCGTCCGCTATGAGATCGAAGGCAATGGGGGGCCGCAGGCGCAGCTGCTGCACCGCAAG GTCCCGCTGGAGGACCACGTCATCTACTCGGGGAACCTCTTCCAGTACATCGAGGAGAACAAGAAGTGGAGGAACCGCTTCTGCGTGGTGCCACACAACTACGGCCTGGTGCTCTACGAGAACAAACTG GCTTACGAGCGGGAGCTGCCGCCCCGCGTGCTCATCAACAGCGCCGGCTACAAGGTCCTCACCTCCGTGGAGCAGTACCTggagctggtgagcagcagcctgcctg GCGTGGCGCCCAAGTCGGGGAACGCCGCCATCATCAAGTGCCCCACGGATTTCCCCCTGATCCTCTGGCACCCCTACGCCCGGCACTACTACTTCTGCGTGATGACGGGCAAGGAGCAGGAGAAGTGGGGGGCGGTTTTCCAGGACTGCGTGCGGCACTGCAACAACG GGATCTCTGAGGACTCCAAGGTGGAGGCCCCAGCCTTCACCGACGCCGTCCGCATGTACCGCCAGTCCAAGGAGCAGTACGGCACCTGGGACATGCTCTGTGGAAACCAAAGCCAG ATCCTGAGTAACCTGGTgatggaggagctgctcccGGAGCTGCGCAGCGCCATCGGCCCGCGGCTCAAGGGCAAGGCTCCGGAGCGCCAGCGGGCCTGGATCCAG ATCTCGGATGCCGTGTACAGGATGGTCTACGAGCAGACCCAGGCCCAGTACGACGCCTTGGTGGCCAAGTGCGAGGCGGAGCGGCCCCAGCTGGAGAGCACCATCCGCACCGACATGGACCAGATCATCACCTCCAAGGAGCACCTCTGCAGCAAGATCCGAG CCTTCGTCCTCCCCAAGGCGGAGATTTGTGTCCGCAACCACGTGCAGCCCTACATCTCCTCCATCCTGGAGGCCCTGATGACCCCCACGAGCCAGGGCTTCGCCGAGGTGCGGGAGGTGTTCTTCAAGGAGGTGACGGACATGAACATGAACATCGTCAACGAGGGCGGCCTGGAGAAGCTGGTGGAG TACATGGAGAAGCTGTCCCACCTGGCCTTCCACCCGGTGAAGATGCAGTCGTGCTACGAGAAGATGGAGCAGCTGAAACTGGAGGGCCTCCAGCAGCGGTTCGACGTCTCCAGCACCTCTGTCTTCAAGCAGAGGGCCCAGATCCACATGAGACAG CAAATGGATGATGCCGTGTACACCTTCGAGACGCtgctgcaccaggagctggggaagctgcaggGCAAGGACGACCTCTGCAAGTCCATCCAGCGCATCCTCGAGCGCGTGCTCAAG AAATACGACTACGACAGCAGCACCGTGCGCAAGAAGTTCTTCAGGGAGGCCCTGCTGCAGATCACCATCCCCTTcctgctgaagaagctggcGCCGACCTGCAAGGGG GAGCTGGCCAAGTTCCAGGAGCTCATCTTCGAGGACTTTGCCAGCTTCATCCTGGTGGAGAACACTTACGAGGAGGTCGTGCTGCAGTCGGTGATGAAAGACATCATGCAAG CTGTGAAGGAGGCGGCGGTGCAGCGGAAGCACAACCTGTACCGCGACAGCATGGTGATGCACAACAGCGATCCCAACCTGCACCTCCTGGGCGAGGGCATCCCCATCGACTGGGCCGAGGAGCACGGCGGGCAGCCCGAGGCCGAGCCGGCCGCCGACAAGCGCCGCCGGGCCAAGCAGGTGGTGTCGGTGATCCAGGACGACGAGGGGGCCCTGCCCTACGAGGCGGGTGCcgaggggctgctgccccccagctccccggaGCCGGAGCCCGCGGTGCCGCCGGGGTCCCCGGGCGGGGTGGCGGAGATCAGGGAGCTGCTGGCGGAGGAGGGCACGGAGGAAGCTGCCGGCGGCCAGGCTGAGGAGCGGCTGACGAACGGTACCCACGGCAGGCGGCAGAGCGGGGCCACCGAGGATGTGGTGGCAGCGGGGGCCGCGCCGGGTGACAGCCCCCCGCAGGGTGCGGGCAGCGATGGGGATGGGGCGCACCGCGACGCACCGGTGGCACCCGCATCGGGGGCCGGGGAGCCTTCGGGAGATAAGGAGCACCCCCACACAGcatcccctgcacccccagccgAGATCCCAGCGGGAGATAAGGAGCACCAAGCCACAGCAGCGTCCCCTACACCTGGAGCCGGGGTGCCAGCAGGAGATAAAGGGCACCCCACAGGGCACCCCACAgggcaccccacagcaccaccACCCGCACCTGGAGCTGAGATCCCATCAGGAGCCGAGGAGCaccaccccacagcaccaccTGCGCCCGCCGGGACGGATTGCCACCAGCCCAGTGACAAGGAGACGGGCGAGGAGGTGGCCCCCCCGGCGGATtgcagccccccgcagcccgcGGGCACGACGGAGAGCGTTGTTGAGGGGGTGCAGACTGAGTTCTAG
- the NIBAN2 gene encoding protein Niban 2 isoform X2 → MGDVLSTHLDEGRRQHIAEKTGKVLGEFAHCYKEQYGVALFNSVRYEIEGNGGPQAQLLHRKVPLEDHVIYSGNLFQYIEENKKWRNRFCVVPHNYGLVLYENKLAYERELPPRVLINSAGYKVLTSVEQYLELVSSSLPGVAPKSGNAAIIKCPTDFPLILWHPYARHYYFCVMTGKEQEKWGAVFQDCVRHCNNGISEDSKVEAPAFTDAVRMYRQSKEQYGTWDMLCGNQSQILSNLVMEELLPELRSAIGPRLKGKAPERQRAWIQISDAVYRMVYEQTQAQYDALVAKCEAERPQLESTIRTDMDQIITSKEHLCSKIRAFVLPKAEICVRNHVQPYISSILEALMTPTSQGFAEVREVFFKEVTDMNMNIVNEGGLEKLVEYMEKLSHLAFHPVKMQSCYEKMEQLKLEGLQQRFDVSSTSVFKQRAQIHMRQQMDDAVYTFETLLHQELGKLQGKDDLCKSIQRILERVLKKYDYDSSTVRKKFFREALLQITIPFLLKKLAPTCKGELAKFQELIFEDFASFILVENTYEEVVLQSVMKDIMQAVKEAAVQRKHNLYRDSMVMHNSDPNLHLLGEGIPIDWAEEHGGQPEAEPAADKRRRAKQVVSVIQDDEGALPYEAGAEGLLPPSSPEPEPAVPPGSPGGVAEIRELLAEEGTEEAAGGQAEERLTNGTHGRRQSGATEDVVAAGAAPGDSPPQGAGSDGDGAHRDAPVAPASGAGEPSGDKEHPHTASPAPPAEIPAGDKEHQATAASPTPGAGVPAGDKGHPTGHPTGHPTAPPPAPGAEIPSGAEEHHPTAPPAPAGTDCHQPSDKETGEEVAPPADCSPPQPAGTTESVVEGVQTEF, encoded by the exons AGAAGACCGGGAAGGTGCTGGGGGAGTTTGCCCACTGCTACAAGGAGCAGTACGGTGTAGCGCTCTTCAACAGCGTCCGCTATGAGATCGAAGGCAATGGGGGGCCGCAGGCGCAGCTGCTGCACCGCAAG GTCCCGCTGGAGGACCACGTCATCTACTCGGGGAACCTCTTCCAGTACATCGAGGAGAACAAGAAGTGGAGGAACCGCTTCTGCGTGGTGCCACACAACTACGGCCTGGTGCTCTACGAGAACAAACTG GCTTACGAGCGGGAGCTGCCGCCCCGCGTGCTCATCAACAGCGCCGGCTACAAGGTCCTCACCTCCGTGGAGCAGTACCTggagctggtgagcagcagcctgcctg GCGTGGCGCCCAAGTCGGGGAACGCCGCCATCATCAAGTGCCCCACGGATTTCCCCCTGATCCTCTGGCACCCCTACGCCCGGCACTACTACTTCTGCGTGATGACGGGCAAGGAGCAGGAGAAGTGGGGGGCGGTTTTCCAGGACTGCGTGCGGCACTGCAACAACG GGATCTCTGAGGACTCCAAGGTGGAGGCCCCAGCCTTCACCGACGCCGTCCGCATGTACCGCCAGTCCAAGGAGCAGTACGGCACCTGGGACATGCTCTGTGGAAACCAAAGCCAG ATCCTGAGTAACCTGGTgatggaggagctgctcccGGAGCTGCGCAGCGCCATCGGCCCGCGGCTCAAGGGCAAGGCTCCGGAGCGCCAGCGGGCCTGGATCCAG ATCTCGGATGCCGTGTACAGGATGGTCTACGAGCAGACCCAGGCCCAGTACGACGCCTTGGTGGCCAAGTGCGAGGCGGAGCGGCCCCAGCTGGAGAGCACCATCCGCACCGACATGGACCAGATCATCACCTCCAAGGAGCACCTCTGCAGCAAGATCCGAG CCTTCGTCCTCCCCAAGGCGGAGATTTGTGTCCGCAACCACGTGCAGCCCTACATCTCCTCCATCCTGGAGGCCCTGATGACCCCCACGAGCCAGGGCTTCGCCGAGGTGCGGGAGGTGTTCTTCAAGGAGGTGACGGACATGAACATGAACATCGTCAACGAGGGCGGCCTGGAGAAGCTGGTGGAG TACATGGAGAAGCTGTCCCACCTGGCCTTCCACCCGGTGAAGATGCAGTCGTGCTACGAGAAGATGGAGCAGCTGAAACTGGAGGGCCTCCAGCAGCGGTTCGACGTCTCCAGCACCTCTGTCTTCAAGCAGAGGGCCCAGATCCACATGAGACAG CAAATGGATGATGCCGTGTACACCTTCGAGACGCtgctgcaccaggagctggggaagctgcaggGCAAGGACGACCTCTGCAAGTCCATCCAGCGCATCCTCGAGCGCGTGCTCAAG AAATACGACTACGACAGCAGCACCGTGCGCAAGAAGTTCTTCAGGGAGGCCCTGCTGCAGATCACCATCCCCTTcctgctgaagaagctggcGCCGACCTGCAAGGGG GAGCTGGCCAAGTTCCAGGAGCTCATCTTCGAGGACTTTGCCAGCTTCATCCTGGTGGAGAACACTTACGAGGAGGTCGTGCTGCAGTCGGTGATGAAAGACATCATGCAAG CTGTGAAGGAGGCGGCGGTGCAGCGGAAGCACAACCTGTACCGCGACAGCATGGTGATGCACAACAGCGATCCCAACCTGCACCTCCTGGGCGAGGGCATCCCCATCGACTGGGCCGAGGAGCACGGCGGGCAGCCCGAGGCCGAGCCGGCCGCCGACAAGCGCCGCCGGGCCAAGCAGGTGGTGTCGGTGATCCAGGACGACGAGGGGGCCCTGCCCTACGAGGCGGGTGCcgaggggctgctgccccccagctccccggaGCCGGAGCCCGCGGTGCCGCCGGGGTCCCCGGGCGGGGTGGCGGAGATCAGGGAGCTGCTGGCGGAGGAGGGCACGGAGGAAGCTGCCGGCGGCCAGGCTGAGGAGCGGCTGACGAACGGTACCCACGGCAGGCGGCAGAGCGGGGCCACCGAGGATGTGGTGGCAGCGGGGGCCGCGCCGGGTGACAGCCCCCCGCAGGGTGCGGGCAGCGATGGGGATGGGGCGCACCGCGACGCACCGGTGGCACCCGCATCGGGGGCCGGGGAGCCTTCGGGAGATAAGGAGCACCCCCACACAGcatcccctgcacccccagccgAGATCCCAGCGGGAGATAAGGAGCACCAAGCCACAGCAGCGTCCCCTACACCTGGAGCCGGGGTGCCAGCAGGAGATAAAGGGCACCCCACAGGGCACCCCACAgggcaccccacagcaccaccACCCGCACCTGGAGCTGAGATCCCATCAGGAGCCGAGGAGCaccaccccacagcaccaccTGCGCCCGCCGGGACGGATTGCCACCAGCCCAGTGACAAGGAGACGGGCGAGGAGGTGGCCCCCCCGGCGGATtgcagccccccgcagcccgcGGGCACGACGGAGAGCGTTGTTGAGGGGGTGCAGACTGAGTTCTAG
- the SLC31A2 gene encoding protein SLC31A2 — MQMTFFFSDTVVLLFDFWSVHSPTGLALSLLVLALLSVLYKVVKMGKARVLRRALLAVPPSLSREELLEPEEGDGGRGATQGRWFQFHVAQTLLHVVQVVLGYALMLAVMSYNAWVFLGVLAGSTVGYFVVYPLLRVG, encoded by the exons ATGCAG ATGACCTTCTTCTTCTCGGACACGGTGGTGCTGCTGTTTGACTTCTGGAGCGTGCACAGCCCCACAG ggctggcactcTCCCTGCTGGTGCTCGCGCTGCTGTCGGTGCTGTACAAGGTGGTGAAGATGGGCAAGGCCAGGGTGCTGCGCCGGGCGCTGCTGGCCGTGCCCCCCAGCCTGAGCCgcgaggagctgctggagcccgAGGAGGGGGACGGCGGCCGCGGGGCCACGCAGGGCAG GTGGTTCCAGTTCCACGTGGCGCAGACGCTGCTGCACGTGGTGCAGGTGGTGCTGGGCTACGCGCTGATGCTGGCCGTCATGTCCTACAACGCCTGGGTCTTCCTCGGGGTGCTCGCGGGCTCCACCGTCGGCTACTTCGTGGTGTACCCGCTGCTCAGGGTGGGCTAG